A section of the Drosophila sechellia strain sech25 chromosome 3L, ASM438219v1, whole genome shotgun sequence genome encodes:
- the LOC116801268 gene encoding uncharacterized protein K02A2.6-like codes for MSQPRKCTTRGRSAATEDPETVNFPTSEVGSPQPQAITDDRLSTILEMQHRNLLEIVNAVRGSQTTQVVVLPKFNPESAGSSAATWCSTVDLIVGENPLDGSALLMALTKSLEGSASNWLSQICFAGMTWSQFQEMFLQQYEGNETPAATVFNVLNGRPNDGECLALYGSRLITTLMAKWKSMTAEEIAVSVALAHAANIDGRLQRTVFTTTVKTRNELQNELRAFSYGKRKDHPVPENSTSKRARLHPNVKCHFCGKIGHKIADCRSMKNNLKNQKGSSSSIGRLSDSKPGSITCYRCGNQGHIASACPARQSLSNQTKADEKRVNVCHVVEPIGTLISSGESYPFYFDSGAECSLVRESVSTQLSGTRINNIVVLKGIGNNTVTSTLQILSNVTISGYCLEVLFHVILNDCINYNIIIGREILSQGFSATITIDKIELCKTRSVQTLSALSSSFSLENVNTELCGEDRKILVNLLNEFCDSFIDGFPKNRVTTGELEVRLIDPIKTVHRRPYRLSIEEKQIVRNKVNELLLANIIRPSSSPFASPVLLVKKKNGSDRLCVDYRELNTNTVAEKYPLPLISDQISRLRGASFFSCLDMASGFHQIPIHANSIERTAFVTPDGQFEFLTMPFGLKNAPSVFQRAVMKALGELAHLSLSFIWTI; via the coding sequence ATGTCGCAACCGAGGAAGTGTACGACTCGCGGGCGGAGCGCGGCAACAGAGGACCCCGAAACAGTTAACTtcccgacatcagaagtgggatcgccTCAGCCCCAAGCCATCACTGATGATCGCCTGTCCACAATTTTAGAAATGCAGCATCGTAATCTATTGGAAATTGTAAATGCCGTGAGGGGCTCGCAGACTACACAAGTAGTTGTACTACCCAAGTTCAACCCTGAGTCCGCCGGGTCAAGTGCAGCCACTTGGTGCTCTACAGTGGACCTTATTGTAGGAGAAAATCCTCTGGATGGCAGTGCTTTGCTCATGGCCTTAACCAAATCATTGGAGGGCAGTGCTTCTAATTGGCTGTCACAAATTTGTTTCGCCGGAATGACTTGGAGCCAATTTCAAGAAATGTTCCTTCAGCAGTATGAAGGCAatgagacgccagcagcaacagtcttTAATGTATTAAACGGGCGGCCAAACGACGGCGAATGTCTTGCGCTGTATGGTAGCCGATTAATAACAACACTTATGGCAAAATGGAAGTCTATGACCGCAGAAGAAATTGCAGTGTCTGTTGCCCTGGCACATGCTGCAAATATAGATGGTAGGCTGCAACGCACTGTGTTCACAACTACTGTCAAAACACGCAACGAGTTGCAGAACGAGCTAAGAGCGTTTTCGTATGGCAAGAGGAAGGACCATCCCGTTCCAGAAAATTCTACCAGCAAAAGAGCTCGCCTACACCCAAATGTTAAGTGCCACTTTTGTGGAAAAATTGGCCACAAGATAGCTGACTGCCGCTCCATGAAAAACAACTTAAAGAATCAAAAAGGATCTAGTTCGAGTATTGGGCGCTTATCTGACTCTAAACCTGGGTCAATTACTTGCTATAGATGTGGAAACCAGGGGCATATAGCGTCAGCTTGCCCTGCAAGACAATCGTTGTCAAACCAAACTAAAGCCGACGAGAAGCGTGTCAACGTGTGTCACGTAGTCGAGCCAATTGGAACATTGATATCATCTGGTGAGTCGTATCCATTTTATTTCGACTCTGGAGCCGAATGCTCACTTGTAAGAGAATCTGTGTCCACCCAACTCTCGGGCACACGAATTAACAACATTGTAGTTTTAAAGGGTATCGGAAATAATACTGTTACCAGTACATTACAAATTTTGTCAAACGTAACAATAAGTGGTTACTGTCTCGAAGTGCTTTTTCACGTAATTCTtaatgattgcattaattataatattataattggaCGCGAAATTTTAAGTCAGGGATTTAGTGCTACTATAACAATAGATAAAATAGAGTTATGTAAAACAAGGTCTGTGCAAACCCTATCTGCTTTGAGTAGTAGTTTTAGTCTTGAAAATGTTAATACCGAATTGTGTGGCGAGGATAGGAAAATCTTGGTAAATCTTTTGAATGAATTCTGTGACTCATTTATAGACGGTTTTCCCAAAAATCGTGTTACAACTGGCGAATTAGAAGTACGCTTAATTGATCCAATAAAAACTGTACACAGACGACCGTACCGACTTAGTATagaggaaaaacaaattgtcCGAAACAAGGTTAATGAGCTGCTGTTAGCTAACATCATCCGTCCTAGCAGCTCACCGTTCGCCAGTCCAGTTTTACtcgttaaaaagaaaaatggttCTGATCGTCTTTGCGTGGATTACCGCGAACTAAATACAAACACAGTTGCAGAGAAATATCCCTTACCACTAATTAGTGACCAAATATCTAGGTTGCGTGGAGCAAGTTTCTTTAGTTGCTTGGATATGGCCAGCGGGTTTCATCAGATACCTATTCACGCAAATTCAATTGAGCGCACGGCTTTTGTGACACCTGACGGCCAATTCGAATTTCTAACTATGCCCTTCGGGTTAAAGAATGCCCCATCCGTGTTCCAGCGTGCAGTTATGAAAGCTTTGGGTGAGCTTGCCCACTTATCGTTatcgtttatatggacgatatAA